A part of Anolis sagrei isolate rAnoSag1 chromosome 3, rAnoSag1.mat, whole genome shotgun sequence genomic DNA contains:
- the LOC132770980 gene encoding pancreatic lipase-related protein 2-like, whose protein sequence is MFGVWFTAFLLHVIVRGSEICFNRLGCFENGPPWGGTLQRPMLNFPEPPEIVNTAFHLYTRENPIYFQVISAVNPSTIKVSNFRTNRKTRFIIHGYFVGDEYDRIVNICRFFLQKEDINCIVVNWKAAAADLYTQSVQNVRIVGAEMAYLLDYLEENCGYSLSDVHIIGHSLGAHAGGEAGRRKPGLSRITGLDPAGPLFHQTPPEVRLDPSDAKFVDVIHTNIGHLFFEFASGIIQPCGHLDFYPNGGGIMPGCKKDLFVSKQGDIDGAMREIASSRSAGCSHKRSLRYYSDSIFIPDGFLGYQCKTFDSFASGKCFPCPREGCPMMGHYADQFADKTKAIHQVFYLTTKAVPPFACWRKRVSVKLFGTQIERGNITVALIGANEIRKEYLIFTGFLYPRYAYTRVVDVPISGEIVAVEFQWKTHAAWQRISHIGARDISIVYGKNGNSSVFCGSTTVYPEVWQKLSPCEAHMKR, encoded by the exons ATGTTTGGTGTTTGGTtcactgcattccttctacatgTAATAGTAAGAG GTTCAGAGATTTGTTTTAACAGACTTGGGTGCTTTGAAAATGGACCTCCTTGGGGCGGAACTTTACAAAGGCCAATGTTGAACTTCCCAGAGCCTCCAGAAATTGTGAACACTGCTTTTCACTTGTATACTAGAGAAAATCCTATCTATTTCCAG GTGATATCTGCAGTAAATCCATCAACGATTAAAGTCTCAAATTTCAGAACAAACCGGAAAACACGTTtcattatacatggctattttgTTGGAGATGAATATGATCGGATAGTAAACATATGCAGG TTTTTTCTTCAAAAGGAAGATATAAACTGTATTGTTGTAAACTGGAAAGCGGCTGCTGCTGATTTGTATACACAATCAGTACAAAATGTCCGAATTGTTGGAGCTGAGATGGCTTATTTATTGGATTATCTTGAG GAAAACTGTGGATATTCTCTTTCTGATGTCCATATTATTGGACATAGTCTTGGAGCCCATGCTGGAGGGGAAGCTGGGAGAAGAAAACCAGGCCTAAGCAGAATAACAG GTCTGGATCCAGCTGGGCCTTTATTCCATCAAACACCTCCTGAAGTCAGATTAGATCCATCAGATGCCAAATTTGTTGACGTTATTCACACCAATATAGGCCACCTCTTCTTCGAATTTG CCAGTGGAATAATTCAGCCCTGTGGCCATCTCGATTTTTATCCAAATGGGGGTGGAATAATGCCTGGATGCAAAAAAGACCTCTTCGTATCCAAACAGGGAGATATTGATGGAGCTATGAGAG AAATTGCATCTTCTAGATCAGCTGGATGCTCACATAAACGAAGCTTACGGTATTATTCGGACAGTATTTTTATTCCTGATGGATTTCTTGGATACCAGTGCAAAACATTTGACTCCTTTGCATCG GGAAAATGCTTTCCTTGTCCCAGAGAAGGCTGTCCTATGATGGGTCACTATGCTGATCAATTTGCAGATAAAACTAAGGCGATACATCAAGTGTTTTATCTAACCACAAAAGCTGTTCCACCATTTGCTT GTTGGAGAAAACGTGTATCTGTAAAATTGTTTGGCACCCAAATAGAGAGAGGGAATATTACCGTAGCCTTGATTGGAGCTAATGAGATCAGAAAGGAATACCTAATTTTCAC tgGGTTTCTTTATCCAAGGTATGCttacacaagagttgttgatgTACCTATTTCTGGAGAGATTGTAGCAGTTGAGTTTCAGTGGAAAACACACGCAGCTTGGCAAAGAATTAGCCACATAGGAGCACGAGATATCAGCATTGtatatggaaaaaatggaaattc ATCAGTATTTTGTGGCAGTACAACTGTCTACCCCGAGGTTTGGCAGAAACTTTCACCTTGTGAAGCACACATGAAACGTTGA